The region ACCGAAAAGGGCGCTGCCATCCGCGGTGCGAAAAATGATTTCAAGACCGTGTACTTCGGCTTCGCGCTCGAGCAGGTGAAAGATGCAGCTGTGCGCAACGAACTCGTCAAGCTGACCTGGCAGTGGTTCCACGGCGTCATCTCTTCGGTACAGTATGACGCAGCGGTGGCTTCGCTGTCGCTCGGACAGAATTACCCGAATCCCGCCAGTGCGCAGACGGTGATACCGCTGACCGCAGGTACGCATGAGCGTCAGCTCCGCGTGTACGATCAGATGGGCCGCCTCGTCGACGCGCGCACAGTGTCCGCCGGAACGACACAGCTGCAGCTGAATACGACCGGCTATCGTCCGGGAGTGTATTACTATCAGCTCTTCGATGGCAGTCAGCTCACCGGCAGCCGCGTCATGCAGGTGCTTCGCTGACAGGTGCGTCGCTGACCTTCAGCGCAGCAGCGCTTTGATCATCACGGGATCCCCTCACCGGGGATCCCGTTTTGTTTTCCAGCGCCTCGAAGCCTGTCTTTGTTACTCTGCCGGGCAATCCGTAATTTCTGACAAGCAGGTCCATTCTGCAGACCTCCCTGCCAAGTCTCATCTCACGGATCCAAACGTATGGAAATCAAGAACATCGTATTTCTTATCGTTCTCATTGCCGCTTTCGGCATTTTCGGCTACACCGCCCGGAAGGTGTTCGGCTATCTCAAACTGGGAAAAGCGGAAAACCGCTTCGACCACTGGGACAAACGCATCAGCAACGTGCTGGCCATCGCCTTCGGGCAGAGCAAGATTCTGCGCGATCCCGTCCAGGGTCCGATCCATGCCGGCATTTTCTGGGGCTTTGTCATCCTGCTGATGGCGGTGCTGGAGAGCATCGGGGAAGGACTCATCCCCGGCTTCTCATTCTCCTTCCTCGGTCCCCTCTACAACATTATCGCGCTGTTTTCGGATGTGATCGCGTTGGTCGTTCTCGCGGCCGTGCTTTTCGCACTGTTCCGCAGGCATGTGGCGGGACCGAAGCGTCTGCGTGAGCTCGACAAGCCGTCACAGATGGACGCCACGTTCATCCTGATCACCATTGCGCTGATCATGATATCGATGCTGGTGCAGAACGGCACGCGCATTGCGCTCGGTGAAGGCGCGCAGTACGCCGGTGCCTGGCGTCCCATCAGCGCCGGCATGGCCGTCTGGTTCTCTCCCGGCAGCGGGACGGAAACGCTGTTCGAGATTTCCTGGTGGGTGCATATCGTGCTTGTGCTGGGCTTCCTGAATTTCCTGCCCTACTCCAAGCACTTCCATGTCATCACCTCCATTCCCAACGTGTTCTTCAGCAACCACGGCATCCACCCCGAAGGCGACGGTGCGCTGAAGCCGCTGGACCTCGAAGACGAAAACGCGGAGAAGTTCGGTTCCTCCGACATCGAGGATCTGACCTGGAAGCAGCTGTTCGACAGCTACACCTGCACGCACTGCGGGCGCTGCACCTCGGTATGTCCCGCAAACATCACCGGCAAACTGCTTTCCCCGAAAAAAATCATCGTCGACACCCGCGCGCGTTTCGAAGAAAAAGCACCGCTGATGAGCAATGGCGCAGGCGATGCTCCCGCGCTGCAGAAGCAGCTGCTGCATGACTTCATCACGCCGCAGGAGCTGTGGGCCTGCACCACCTGCCGCGCCTGCGTGCAGGAATGTCCCGTGATGATCGAGCATGTCGATGAAATCGTGGACATGCGCCGCTACCTCGCGCTCACCGAAGGGGAATTTCCCGAGCAGTTGCAGGTGCTGTTCCGCAACCTCGAAAACAATGCCGCGCCGTGGCAGTTCTCGCCGGAAGATCGCGCCGCCTGGGCCGACGGACTCGAGATCCCGCAGCTGTCCGATCTCGGCAGTGCCGAAGAAATTGATTATCTGTTCTGGGTGGGCTGCGCGGGCAGTTTCGATGCGCGCTACAAGAAAGTCAGCGTCGCGCTAGCGCATATCATGAAGCAGGCGGGACTCCGTTTTGCCATCCTGGGCAAGGAAGAAAAGTGCAACGGCGACGCCGCCCGCCGCGCCGGCAACGAGTACCTCGCACAGATGCTGATGGTCGACAACATCGAGAAACTGAATTTTTACAAGGTCAAGCATATTGTCACCGCCTGTCCCCACTGCTTCCATTCGCTGAAGAATGAGTTCCCGCAGTTCGGCGGCAACTACTCGGTCATCCATCACTCGGATCTGATCAATCGGCTTATCGACCAGGGATACATTCATCTCGAGAGTGATGTGCGGCAGAGCGTGACCTTCCACGACAGCTGTTATCTCGGACGCTACAACGACATTTACGACGAACCACGCTCCTCCCTCCTCCAGGTTCCCGGACTGGAACTGGCGGAGATGGAGCGCAGCCGCGACAAAGGCTTCTGCTGCGGTGCCGGCGGAGCCCAGATGTTCATGGAGGAAACCGAAGGCAAACGCGTCAATATCGAAAGGACGGAAGAAGCTCTCGCGACCGGAGCGGGCACCATCGCTTCCGCCTGTCCTTTCTGCATGACCATGATGACTGACGGGGTGAAGGAGAAAGGAAAACAAGAGGAAGTGGAAGTCAAGGACATCGCAGAACTCGTATACGAGGCAATGAGGAAATGATCAACAATCGCCTGATGGTCCGCGCCATCGCATTCCCCGCACTCGCGTCTGCGCTCGCAGTCGCGCTTCTGCTCAGTCTCCCCGCCTGCAGCTCGCAGGAGGAGAAAGGTCCTGTGACCGACACGACAATGACAACGGAAAACGGTGAAATCGACGTTACTCCCGTGCAGCCTGATGAAGGACTGCGCGTCGACATCGGCCGCTGGTATGAATCCACCTTAGAGGACTTCGGAAACAAGTACGTTTCCTTCTCCGCCGCGCGTCCCGTGGTGCACAACTACGGCATCTGCGACTCGGTGGAAGTCTTCTTTCCCGACGAATCCGCCGACGCACTGCCCGAAATTCTGATCTGTCACCTCAACGGCATTTACACCGTGGAAAACGCTTTCAGTATGCTCGGTATCGCCACCGGTGCCGTGGCTGACAGCGAGGGACAGTGGATCAGTCTTGAGAGCATGGACGAGCGCTTTGCCGGACTCAAGTTCCAGGGCCTCGAAGGCTACCCCGACCGCACCACGCAGCTCCTTCTGCAGTTCGATCGAAGCGGAGAGGAATAAGTCCAGTCAGATTAGCGGATATGAAAAACCCCGTCGCTTTTTCAAGAGACGGGGTTTTTTCTGATGAGGTGGTGAAGCCTCAGACTTCCATGATTTCTTCTTCCTTGATCTTGAGAAGCTCGTCGACGTTTTCGACATGTTTGTCGGTAAGCTCCTGCACATCCTTCTCCGCCTTGATACGATCGTCCTCGGAGACGTGGTCTTCCTTCTCTGCTTTCTTGAGGTGGTCGTTGGCATCGCGGCGCACGTTGCGGAGGGCGATCTTGGCGTCCTCGCCGAAGCGCTTGATCATTTTCACCAGTTCGCGGCGGCGCTCTTCATTGAGCGGGGGAATGGGCACCATGATGGAGTTGCCGTTATTGCTCGGGTTAAGCCCGAGATCCGCCGTGAGGATGGCTTTTTCGATAATGCCGAGCTGACCTTTGTCCCACGGCTGTATGCTCAGAGTATGGGGATCGAGAACGGACACATTGGCCACCTGCGTAAGCGGCGTCAGTGAGCCGTAGTAGTCGACGCGGACACCATCGAGCAGTGCGGTGGTGGCCTTTCCGGTGCGGATCTTGCTCAGCTCCGAGCGCAGGTGTTCGATGGAGTGATCCATGCGCGTGGAGGCATCCTTGAGAATGTCCTTCATCATAATGACTGCTCCGTTATTCAGATTGGGTAGTATGCGATTCGACGGAATCAGACACGAGCGTTCCGACATCCTCGCCAAGGAGCAGGCGCCGGAGATTGCCCTTCGTGTTTATGTTGAAGACAATAATAGGAAGTTTATTCTCACGACACAATGTTATCGCGGTCAGATCCATCACCCGCAGATCTCTGCGCAGCACATCGATGTAGCTGATTTCAGGGAAGCGGAAGGCGTCGGGATTCTTCTCCGGGTCGCTGTCGTACACACCGTTGACGCGCGTGCCCTTGAGAATGACGTCCGCTTCGATCTCCACCGCGCGCAGGGCGGCGGCGGTATCGGTGGTGAAATACGGGTGTCCCGTACCCGCACCCATGATAACCACGCGGCGTTTCTCGAGATGCCGGATGGCACGGCGGCGGATATACGGTTCTGCGATCTGATTCATTTCGATGGCGCTGGCCAGGCGCGTGTGCACACCTTTCGACTCGAGGATGTTCTGCAGGGCGAGCGAGTTGATCATCGTGGCAAGCATGCCCATCTGATCGCCGGACGCCTTATGGATGCCTTCGGCGGCGTTGGAGACGCCGCGGTAAATGTTTCCTCCCCCGAGCACAATGCCCACTTCCACGCCGAGATCGATGACGGACAGAATTTCATCGGCATAACTCTGCAGCGAATCCGGATCGATGCCGAATTCCCGGTCGCCCATGAGGGCTTCGCCGCTGAGTTTGAGAAGAATGCGCTTGAACCTGGGTTCCATGTTACCTCCGCTTAAAAAAAAGCCTCTTGGCGTGAACCAAAAGGCTGTGAATGGGAAGTGGCGTGATCAACCGCCGACCTGAAAACGTTCGAAGCGGGCGACCTTGAGATCGGCGTCAATACTCTTGCCGACTTCAGCGATCTGCTCTTTCACGGTCTTGGTGGTATCACGCAGGAAGGTCTGCTCGAGCAGTGTGTATTCCTGGAAATACTTGTTGAGGCGACCCTCGGAGATACGATCGATCATATTCTCGGGCTTGCCCTGTTCGATGGCCTGCTGACGGTAGATCTCCAGTTCCTTGTCTTTGACATCCTGCGGAACGGCGTCGCGGTCAATGGCAACCGGGTTCATCGCGGCAACCTGCATGGCGATGTCCCTGCCCAGCTTCTGTACTTCGTCACCGCTGCCGCCGGTGATTTCCATCATCACGCCGAGCTTTGCACCGGGGTGGATGTATTCGATCAGCGTGTCATCGGAGCTGAAGGTCGCGAAGCGGCGCACTTCGATTTTCTCACCGATCTTCCCGATGGTTTCCTGCAGCACGTCCGAGAGCTTGAGTCCGTCGATCTCCATTTCCATCAGCGCATCAACGTCCTTCGGCGCGTTGGCCTTGACGAGGTCGAGTGCACGATTGGCGAACGCGAGGAAGTCGTCGCTGCGTGCCACGAAATCGGTTTCGCAGTTGACTTCGACGATAACGCCGTTGCCGTTCTCGATGCTTGCGAGCACCACACCTTCGTCAGCGCTGCGGTCGGCGCGCTTCTCGGCAGTGGCCGCGCCCTTCTTGCGCAGGTACTCGATAGCAGCTTGCATGTCTCCGTCGTTCTCGTTGAGCGCCTTCTTACAGTCCATCATCCCGGCGCCCGTCTTGTCACGGAGCTCTTTCACCATGGAGGCAGTGATTTCCATCTTCTTCAACTCTCTGTGTGATTATAAAATATTAGTAATTGAATTCCAGCTGATAAAAAGAATGGCTGAACGAGCAGCCATTCCATCGAGTCTTATTCGGTTTCTTCTGACTTCTCTGTTTCCTTGGCAACCCGTTCCTCTTCGGCCTCCTGTTCGGCCTTGGCCACGCGCCCTCGCTGACGTCCTTCTTCCATGGCTTCCACCAGGGCTTTGATCATCAGTTCGATGGTGCGGGCGGAATCGTCGTTGCCCGGGATAACCTGATCGATCACATCCGGATCGCAGTTGGTATCAACGATCGCGATCACAGGGATACCCAGGTTACGGGCTTCCTTGACCGCGATGTGCTCCTTCTTGATATCGACGACGAACAGTGCGCCCGGGAGGCGGTTCATGTCGACAATACCGCTGAGAATCTTGTTGAGACGGTCTTTCTCACGCGTGAGCATGAGACGTTCCTTCTTCGTGATCTGTTCGAAGGTACCGTCGCTCTCCATCTTTTCGATGTTGGTGAGGCGCTTGATGCTCTTGCGGATGGTCGTGAAGTTGGTGAGCATGCCGCCCAGCCAGCGTTCAACAACGTAGTTCTGACCGCTCTCGACGGCGGCCTGGCGAATGATGTCTTTCGCCTGCTTCTTGGTGCCGACGAAGAGCACGCGCTTGCCGTCTGCGATCACGTCTGCGACTGCGTCGCAGGCCTTCTCGAGTTCTTCCTGTGTCTTCTTGAGATCGATGATATGAATACCGTTGCGTTCCATGAAGATGTACGGTTTCATCTTCGGATTCCAACGGCGGGTCAGGTGACCAAAGTGGGTCCCTGCCGCGAGCAGATCTTCGAGTTTTACCTTAGGCATGATTTCTCCAGAGAAAATTGTGTTGAACCTCTGCACCCATCCTCCCGTCCGCCGTTACCCCGTGGGGCACACACGGCAGACAGTCCGGATGCATGTGTGATGAAAAAATATCAGCGATCGCCGGCAGCAGCGCATGCTGAACATTGTGCACACGCCGTACAAACTCTCGCAGCAATTAACGCTTGCTGAACTGGAAGCGTTTGCGGGCCTTCTTCTGACCGTACTTCTTACGCTCGACCATACGGGAGTCGCGGGTCAGGAGATTGGAGCCGCGAAGCTTGGGACGAAACTCTTCGTCCACCAGCAGCAGCGCGCGGGCGATACCCATTTTGATCGCGCCGGCCTGTCCGTGAATGCCG is a window of bacterium DNA encoding:
- the rpsB gene encoding 30S ribosomal protein S2, yielding MPKVKLEDLLAAGTHFGHLTRRWNPKMKPYIFMERNGIHIIDLKKTQEELEKACDAVADVIADGKRVLFVGTKKQAKDIIRQAAVESGQNYVVERWLGGMLTNFTTIRKSIKRLTNIEKMESDGTFEQITKKERLMLTREKDRLNKILSGIVDMNRLPGALFVVDIKKEHIAVKEARNLGIPVIAIVDTNCDPDVIDQVIPGNDDSARTIELMIKALVEAMEEGRQRGRVAKAEQEAEEERVAKETEKSEETE
- the frr gene encoding ribosome recycling factor — its product is MMKDILKDASTRMDHSIEHLRSELSKIRTGKATTALLDGVRVDYYGSLTPLTQVANVSVLDPHTLSIQPWDKGQLGIIEKAILTADLGLNPSNNGNSIMVPIPPLNEERRRELVKMIKRFGEDAKIALRNVRRDANDHLKKAEKEDHVSEDDRIKAEKDVQELTDKHVENVDELLKIKEEEIMEV
- the pyrH gene encoding UMP kinase, with the protein product MEPRFKRILLKLSGEALMGDREFGIDPDSLQSYADEILSVIDLGVEVGIVLGGGNIYRGVSNAAEGIHKASGDQMGMLATMINSLALQNILESKGVHTRLASAIEMNQIAEPYIRRRAIRHLEKRRVVIMGAGTGHPYFTTDTAAALRAVEIEADVILKGTRVNGVYDSDPEKNPDAFRFPEISYIDVLRRDLRVMDLTAITLCRENKLPIIVFNINTKGNLRRLLLGEDVGTLVSDSVESHTTQSE
- a CDS encoding (Fe-S)-binding protein encodes the protein MEIKNIVFLIVLIAAFGIFGYTARKVFGYLKLGKAENRFDHWDKRISNVLAIAFGQSKILRDPVQGPIHAGIFWGFVILLMAVLESIGEGLIPGFSFSFLGPLYNIIALFSDVIALVVLAAVLFALFRRHVAGPKRLRELDKPSQMDATFILITIALIMISMLVQNGTRIALGEGAQYAGAWRPISAGMAVWFSPGSGTETLFEISWWVHIVLVLGFLNFLPYSKHFHVITSIPNVFFSNHGIHPEGDGALKPLDLEDENAEKFGSSDIEDLTWKQLFDSYTCTHCGRCTSVCPANITGKLLSPKKIIVDTRARFEEKAPLMSNGAGDAPALQKQLLHDFITPQELWACTTCRACVQECPVMIEHVDEIVDMRRYLALTEGEFPEQLQVLFRNLENNAAPWQFSPEDRAAWADGLEIPQLSDLGSAEEIDYLFWVGCAGSFDARYKKVSVALAHIMKQAGLRFAILGKEEKCNGDAARRAGNEYLAQMLMVDNIEKLNFYKVKHIVTACPHCFHSLKNEFPQFGGNYSVIHHSDLINRLIDQGYIHLESDVRQSVTFHDSCYLGRYNDIYDEPRSSLLQVPGLELAEMERSRDKGFCCGAGGAQMFMEETEGKRVNIERTEEALATGAGTIASACPFCMTMMTDGVKEKGKQEEVEVKDIAELVYEAMRK
- the tsf gene encoding translation elongation factor Ts, yielding MEITASMVKELRDKTGAGMMDCKKALNENDGDMQAAIEYLRKKGAATAEKRADRSADEGVVLASIENGNGVIVEVNCETDFVARSDDFLAFANRALDLVKANAPKDVDALMEMEIDGLKLSDVLQETIGKIGEKIEVRRFATFSSDDTLIEYIHPGAKLGVMMEITGGSGDEVQKLGRDIAMQVAAMNPVAIDRDAVPQDVKDKELEIYRQQAIEQGKPENMIDRISEGRLNKYFQEYTLLEQTFLRDTTKTVKEQIAEVGKSIDADLKVARFERFQVGG